CGCAATCGCTGGCAGAACGCCCGCGGCAAGGGCGGATTCCGGCGCACGGACTGGGACACGGTGCTGGAAATTATGGCGGCGTCCAATATCCACACGATTAAGAGTCACGGCCCGGATCGGATCGCAGGATTTTCGCCCATCCCTGCCATGTCCATGCTGAGTTATGCCTCCGGCGCCCGGATGCTCCAGCTCATGGGTGGGCTCTCGCTCTCTTTCTACGACTGGTACTGTGATTTGCCAAACGCTTCCCCGGAAACCTGGGGCGAGCAGACCGATGTCCAGGAATCCGCAGACTGGTACAACGCCAAGATGCTGGCGGTCATGGGATCCAACCTGAATATGACCAGAACCCCAGACTGTCATTTTGCAGCAGAAGCCCGCCACAACGGCACGAAAATGTATGTCTTTTCCCCGGATTACAGTCAGGTTTCGAAATACGCCGATGAGTGGATGCCGATTAATGCGGGACAAGACGGCGCCTGGTGGATGGCGGCGAATCATGTGATCCTGAGCGAATTTCACCATAAAAAGCAGACCTCCTATTTCCAGGATTATATCAAGCGGTATTCCGATTCGCCGTTCCTGGTGGAGATGTCCAAAGATGGTGATCACTTTGAAGCGGGGCAGCTCCTCCGGGCGGGACGATTATCACAATATACCGATGAAGAAAACGAAGAATGGAAATTCCTGATGTGGGACGAGGAGGAAAATCGTCCCAAGATGCCCATGGGCAGCTCAGGACATCGCTGGGAAGAGGCCGGCGGTAAGTGGAACCTGAAGCTGGAGGACGGCAAAGATGGCAGCAAGATCCATCCGCAGTTGACATTTCTGGATGACTCGGAAAATACCGCGTCTGTCCGGTTCGACAATTTCGGCGAGGGTGATAGCTTTCAGAGGTCGGTACCGGTGCGGAAAATCCAGACCGAAGACGGCGAAGTGACCGTCACCACGGTATTCGATCTCCTGATGGCGCAGTACGGGGTGAACCGCGGTTTGCCGGGCGACTATCCGGAAGATTATGACGACGACAAGCCGTACACGCCGGCCTGGGCGGAGAAATACACCGGACTGAGCAAGGACAACATCATCAAGTTTGCGCGGGAGTGGGCCTCCACGGCCGAGCACACCAACGGCAAGTGCACGGTCATCATCGGCGCGGGCATCAACCACTGGTATCACGCCAATCTCATGTATCGCGCGCCAATTCACGCGCTCATTTTCTGCGGCTGCATCGGCGTGAACGGCGGCGGGCTGGCGCATTATGTCGGACAGGAAAAGCTGGCGCCGGGCGAATCATGGAGCTCCATCGCCTTTGCCAAAGATTGGAATGGCGGTGCGGTTCGCCTGCAAAACGCTCCCAGCTGGCACTATGTGAATTCCGACCAGTGGCGCTACGAAAAGAATTTTACGGACTATCACAGCGTCCCCAAGAACCAGACGGAGGATTCCATTGCCCAGGGACATACCATGGATCGCCAGATCCAGGCGGTGCGCAACGGTTGGCTGCCGTTTTATCCGCAGTTCGACCGGAATCCGCTCGATTTGATGAACGAAGCCAGAGATGCCACCGGATCGACAAACCAGGAAGCGATTGCGAACTACGTGGTTAACCAGCTCAAGTCACGGGAATTACAGTTTTCCGTGGAAGATCCGGACGCCGAAGCAAACTGGCCTCGAGTCTGGTACATCTGGCGGGGCAACGCCATTCTGGCGAGTGCCAAGGGGCATGAATATTTTCTGAAACATTATCTGGGTACGCACCACAATTCCATTTCCAATGAAGAGTTTGCCCGGGATTCTGTGGAGGAAGTCAAATGGCACGAGGAACTCCCGGTGGGCAAGATGGATCTGGTGGTGGATCTGAACTTCCGCATGGATTCTTCTGCGCTCTATTCCGATATCGTTCTCCCGGCGGCCACCTGGTACGAGAAGGATGACCTGAACTCCACGGACATGCACAGCTTTATCCATCCCCTGGGGAAGGCCGTCCCGCCGTGCTGGGAGTCCAAGAGCGACTGGCAGATCTTCAAAGAGATCTCGAAAAAGTTCTCCGAATTGGCGGAGAAGCACTTCCCGGAACCGGTGCAGGACATCGTGGCGAAGCCGCTGGCGCACGACTCGTCCGCTGAAATTGCCCAGCCGGAGATCAAAGACTGGATTAGCGGTGAGGCCGATGCCATCCCTGGGAAGACCATGCCGTCCTTTCACGTCGTCTCCAGAGATTATAAAAACCTCTATAAACAATTCATATCGCTGGGACCCGAAGCCCGGGAGAACGGACTCGGCGCCCACGGAACGCACTACGAAATCGAGGACGTCTACGACGAGATGCTGGAGACGCATCCCACCGAATCCTGGGACGGAAACCAATATCCGTCTCTGGACGAAGACCGGGATGCCTGCAACGCCATCCTGCATCTTGCCACTGTTACGAACGGCGAACTGGCGTATCGCAGCTACAAAAATATGGAAGAGAAGGTCGGTCTGCCGCTGGCGGATCTGGCGGAGGGCAGCCGGGACATCGTCACCAGTTTCGACGATATCGTGGCTCAGCCGCGGCGGTTCGTGAACAGTCCCATGTGGTCTGGCCTCATGGATGACGGTCGCGCCTATTCCCCGTTTACGTATAACGTAGAACGGCTCGTCCCGTGGAGGACGCTCACCGGTCGCCAGCACCTGTACCTTGATCATCCGGGGTACATACAGTTCGGGGAGCATCTTCCAACTTACAAGCCGAAGCCGATGCCCGCTCAATATGCGGAGCTGGAGTTCAGCGATAAGGAAACGAACTCTATGATGCTGAACTACCTCACGCCGCACGGAAAATGGCATATCCATTCCACTTACGGGGATAACGAGCGAATGACGACGCTATCCCGTGGCGTGGAACCGTTCTGGATTAACGACAAGGACGCCGCCGAACTGGGCATCGATGACAATGACTGGGTGGAAGTTTACAACGATAACGGTGTCGTGGTTACTCGTGCAGCAGTGAGCGCGCGGATTCCCAGAGGAATCTGTATCCAGTATCACTCGCCGGAGCGGACGTATTCAGTACCGAAATCCCCGATACGCGGTAACCGGCGCGGCGGCGGGCACAACAGTCTGACGCGCACCCGATTGAAACCGAATCTCATGGTCGGCGGCTACGGCCAGTTTACCTATCACTTCAACTACTGGGGCCCGACCGGCAACAACCGCGACACGCATATCCTGGTGCGGAAACTCCCGGAATTGAAATGGTGACGGAAATAGCACGCAGATGACGCTGATTTAGCCGATGACCACAGATAAAAACAAATGAACCGCTGAGACGCGAAGAACGCAAATAAAACGCGAAGAAATAAAATGAACAAACGAGAATATTAATAACGAACTGTAACTCGCTAAAGCGGGGACTACCAACAAGTGAGACACAGGACTGGTTTTAACTATAGCACAGTAACACGGTAACACATTAACACGTCGTTACCTGAACACCTGAACACTATAACACACTAACACAGGTTTTATATGGATATCAGATCACAGATTTCGATGGTTTTTCACCTGGATAAATGTATTGGCTGTCACACATGTAGTATTGCGTGTAAAAATATATGGACGGATCGCGAGGGCGCCGAATACATGTGGTGGAATAACGTGGAGACAAAACCCGGTACCGGCTACCCCACCAAGTGGGAGGATCAGGAAACGTACCAGGGCGGCTGGGAGGTTCAGCACGGGAAGCTCCGGCTTAAGTCCACCGGCAAGGCCCGGATTGTGGCGAATATCTTTCACAATCCGCACCAGCCGAGCATGGACGAATATTACGAGCCGTGGACGTACGATTACGACAATCTGTTCAACGCTCCGGAGGGTACCGACCAGCCCACGGCCAAGCCAATTTCCAAGGTGACCGGCGAATATATTGACGTGGAAGCAGGCCCCAACTGGGATGACGACCTTGGCGGATCGCCGGTCTATGCGGAGAACGATCCGAACCTGGAAGCCCTCACCGACGCCCAGCGTCAGCAGATGTTCGAGATCGAGCGGATGGTGTTCTTTTACTTCCCGAGGATTTGCAATCACTGCCTGAATCCCGCCTGTGTGGCGGCGTGCCCGTCCGGCGCGCTCTACAAGCGTGGCGAGGACGGCATCGTGCTCCTGGATCAAGAGCGGTGCCGGGGATGGCGAGCCTGTATCGCAGCCTGTCCGTACAAAAAGACCTATTACAACTGGAAGACCGGTAAGTCCGAAAAATGTATCCTCTGCTTTCCGCGACTTGAAACGGGACAGGCCCCGGCGTGCTTTCATTCTTGTGTGGGGCGAATCCGTTATCTCGGTGTTCTGCTGTACGATGCGGATCGCCTGGAGGAAACCGCTAAGAAGGAAGACCACGAACTGGTTGACGCCCACAGGGATATTATCCTTGATCCCTTTGATCCTGAAATTATCAAGGAAGCCAAGGCAAACGGTATCCATGAGGATACCATCAAGGCAGCACAGGATTCCCCGGTCTGGAAATTCGTTAAGGAGTGGGGAATAGGACTTCCGCCGCATATCGAGTACCGGACGCTGCCCATGTTATTCTACGTGCCGCCGTTGCTTCCCGTAATATCCAGTTTTGACGGGGATACGGTCAAAAGCATGTCCGACGGATTTTTCTCGGACTTCGAGAAAGCCAGAGCACCCATAGAGTATCTCGGCAAGATGTTCGCTGCCGGCAATAACAGCAAAATTCGCTACGCGCTCAAAAAGCAGATGGCTGTCCGGGCATATCGGCGGGCGAAGACTGTGGGCGATCTAACCATGGAAGAAGCGGAAAAAATACTTACCGAAGCGGACAGCTCTCCAGAGGAAGCGGAAGGCATCTACCAGCTCACCTCCATGGCGCGGCTGGAAGATCGGTTTGTGATTCCGCCGGCCCACCGCGAAGAAGCAGTGGAGATGATGGACGATCCGCTGGAGCATAAAACATCGACGGGATTCGGCTTTCGGAATGAGCCGAAACGCGGTGCGTAAATGACTGTTAGCCACGAAGAAACGCGAAGAAAACACGAAGAATTATTAGAAAAAAGTATCAATGAATATAAATGTAGAAACGTAGCATGGAGGCTGGGTGAAAACAATAAATCAAGCACAACATTTGTCATCCCGAGCGGAGTCCTGCCTTGTTGGGACGCAGCCGAGGGATCTCGTTGTTTCACCTCAAAGCTTTGATTACGAAGGGATTTTAAAAAGTTGGAAGCAAAGGACTAGGAGATTCTTCGCTTCGCTCAGAATGACAGGTTTTTCTTGACATTGCATTCTCACACAGCCTTCATGCTACGTCTTTACTACAAAAGAGAACTAAAAATAGATAACACAATACCGGAAATACCATGACAAACCTCATGCAAACGCAACAGAAAGACATAGAAATTACTGGCGAGATTCTGACCGCGTACGGGAAAATCCTGAAATATCCGGATGATCAATATAGTGAACAGGTTCAGGAGTGGGTGGAATCTCTGGAAGGATATCCGGAAATCAGGAGTCATGTTCAGCCGTTCGTGCAGCACGCGGAAAACGCATCCTTGGGCAAACTCGAGGAACTATTCGTCAAGACGTTCGAGATGAATAAAAAACGTCCACTGGAGATTGGCTGGCACCTGTACGGCGAGGAGTACAAGCGCGGCCAGTTCCTGGTAAAGATGCGGGATCTGCTGCGTGAGCATGGAATTCAGGAAAACGGCGAACTGCCGGATCATCTGACCTATTGCCTGACGGTGCTCCCGAAACTTGATTCGGCTGATACAGAAACCTTTGTACGAAAATATATGCACCCGGCAATTGACAGCATTATAGAAGGCTTCGGTGAGGAGGAAAATCCATATCTGAGCGTGGTGGAATCTCTCTCCATGCTATTGGAAGGAGCCTACGGAAGGAGCGAAGAAGAATGAATCAGGGCTTTACTTATTTGAATCTGCTGCTGTATGCCGTCCTGCCGTATCTGGCGATCTTCACGTTGCTGCTTGTCTCTATTTATCGGTATCTCCGGCTTGGATATTCCTACTCTAGCCTGTCCTCGCAATTTCTCGAAAACAAGCAGCATTTCTGGGGATTGGTTCCGTTTCATTACGGAATCATCACCATCCTCGCAGGACACCTGATTGGTTTCCTCATCCCGAAGCAGGTACTCTGGTGGAACAGCGTT
This Candidatus Neomarinimicrobiota bacterium DNA region includes the following protein-coding sequences:
- a CDS encoding nitrate reductase subunit alpha, with the protein product MSKNNNWIRDDVVPQQRQWEEFYRNRWQYDKIVRSTHGVNCTGSCTWDIHVKDGIVTWEMQGLDYPKLESKLPAYEPRGCQRGISFSWYLYSPLRVKYPYIRGAMLDLWREARAEYDDPVDAWASMVTDEEKRNRWQNARGKGGFRRTDWDTVLEIMAASNIHTIKSHGPDRIAGFSPIPAMSMLSYASGARMLQLMGGLSLSFYDWYCDLPNASPETWGEQTDVQESADWYNAKMLAVMGSNLNMTRTPDCHFAAEARHNGTKMYVFSPDYSQVSKYADEWMPINAGQDGAWWMAANHVILSEFHHKKQTSYFQDYIKRYSDSPFLVEMSKDGDHFEAGQLLRAGRLSQYTDEENEEWKFLMWDEEENRPKMPMGSSGHRWEEAGGKWNLKLEDGKDGSKIHPQLTFLDDSENTASVRFDNFGEGDSFQRSVPVRKIQTEDGEVTVTTVFDLLMAQYGVNRGLPGDYPEDYDDDKPYTPAWAEKYTGLSKDNIIKFAREWASTAEHTNGKCTVIIGAGINHWYHANLMYRAPIHALIFCGCIGVNGGGLAHYVGQEKLAPGESWSSIAFAKDWNGGAVRLQNAPSWHYVNSDQWRYEKNFTDYHSVPKNQTEDSIAQGHTMDRQIQAVRNGWLPFYPQFDRNPLDLMNEARDATGSTNQEAIANYVVNQLKSRELQFSVEDPDAEANWPRVWYIWRGNAILASAKGHEYFLKHYLGTHHNSISNEEFARDSVEEVKWHEELPVGKMDLVVDLNFRMDSSALYSDIVLPAATWYEKDDLNSTDMHSFIHPLGKAVPPCWESKSDWQIFKEISKKFSELAEKHFPEPVQDIVAKPLAHDSSAEIAQPEIKDWISGEADAIPGKTMPSFHVVSRDYKNLYKQFISLGPEARENGLGAHGTHYEIEDVYDEMLETHPTESWDGNQYPSLDEDRDACNAILHLATVTNGELAYRSYKNMEEKVGLPLADLAEGSRDIVTSFDDIVAQPRRFVNSPMWSGLMDDGRAYSPFTYNVERLVPWRTLTGRQHLYLDHPGYIQFGEHLPTYKPKPMPAQYAELEFSDKETNSMMLNYLTPHGKWHIHSTYGDNERMTTLSRGVEPFWINDKDAAELGIDDNDWVEVYNDNGVVVTRAAVSARIPRGICIQYHSPERTYSVPKSPIRGNRRGGGHNSLTRTRLKPNLMVGGYGQFTYHFNYWGPTGNNRDTHILVRKLPELKW
- the narH gene encoding nitrate reductase subunit beta; the protein is MDIRSQISMVFHLDKCIGCHTCSIACKNIWTDREGAEYMWWNNVETKPGTGYPTKWEDQETYQGGWEVQHGKLRLKSTGKARIVANIFHNPHQPSMDEYYEPWTYDYDNLFNAPEGTDQPTAKPISKVTGEYIDVEAGPNWDDDLGGSPVYAENDPNLEALTDAQRQQMFEIERMVFFYFPRICNHCLNPACVAACPSGALYKRGEDGIVLLDQERCRGWRACIAACPYKKTYYNWKTGKSEKCILCFPRLETGQAPACFHSCVGRIRYLGVLLYDADRLEETAKKEDHELVDAHRDIILDPFDPEIIKEAKANGIHEDTIKAAQDSPVWKFVKEWGIGLPPHIEYRTLPMLFYVPPLLPVISSFDGDTVKSMSDGFFSDFEKARAPIEYLGKMFAAGNNSKIRYALKKQMAVRAYRRAKTVGDLTMEEAEKILTEADSSPEEAEGIYQLTSMARLEDRFVIPPAHREEAVEMMDDPLEHKTSTGFGFRNEPKRGA
- the narJ gene encoding nitrate reductase molybdenum cofactor assembly chaperone produces the protein MTNLMQTQQKDIEITGEILTAYGKILKYPDDQYSEQVQEWVESLEGYPEIRSHVQPFVQHAENASLGKLEELFVKTFEMNKKRPLEIGWHLYGEEYKRGQFLVKMRDLLREHGIQENGELPDHLTYCLTVLPKLDSADTETFVRKYMHPAIDSIIEGFGEEENPYLSVVESLSMLLEGAYGRSEEE